Proteins from a genomic interval of Mesobacillus sp. S13:
- a CDS encoding GNAT family N-acetyltransferase: MNDFNISFNPPRPSEYIDLRLEAGMSGKSQEAARIGLKNSLFAVTVYDESTIVAMGRIIGDGGSFFQVVDIAVKPSYQGKGLGKLVMGELMEYLDKHTYDGSFVSLIADAPANKLYEQFGFDYTYPNSHGMYRKY, encoded by the coding sequence ATGAATGATTTTAATATCTCCTTTAATCCCCCAAGACCTTCAGAATATATCGATCTACGTCTTGAAGCAGGTATGAGCGGGAAATCGCAGGAGGCAGCACGAATCGGACTGAAGAATTCATTGTTTGCTGTCACGGTTTATGATGAATCGACCATCGTGGCAATGGGCCGGATCATAGGGGATGGCGGATCCTTTTTTCAAGTAGTAGACATCGCCGTTAAGCCTTCCTATCAAGGGAAGGGACTTGGGAAACTGGTGATGGGGGAGCTTATGGAATACCTTGATAAACATACATATGACGGTTCTTTTGTCAGCCTGATTGCGGATGCCCCGGCAAACAAGCTGTATGAACAATTTGGTTTTGACTATACTTATCCGAACTCTCATGGTATGTATCGAAAGTATTAA
- a CDS encoding HAD family hydrolase: MRKINAIFFDLDGTLLDRDASLKNFINDQYDRFKSELHLIDKRHYMNRFIELDARGYVWKDKVYSQLLQELNITALTWEELLEDYITNFKHSCTGFQNLHEVLGKLKQSDIKLGIISNGKTHFQMDNIKALGIEDYFDTILVSEEVELRKPDSRIFQMGMKNLAVSAPHSIFVGDHPENDVAASKMAGMIGIWKRDDYWHSAAADFIIEELEELFAIIEIGAEEHE, encoded by the coding sequence ATGAGGAAAATAAATGCAATATTTTTCGACCTTGATGGTACCTTGCTGGACCGCGATGCCTCTCTCAAAAATTTTATTAATGATCAGTACGACCGTTTTAAAAGCGAACTACACTTGATAGATAAACGTCATTACATGAATAGATTCATAGAACTGGACGCCCGTGGTTATGTATGGAAGGACAAAGTATACAGCCAGCTTTTACAAGAGTTGAACATAACTGCCCTGACATGGGAAGAGCTGCTAGAAGACTATATAACGAATTTCAAGCATTCATGCACAGGCTTTCAAAACCTGCATGAAGTTCTCGGGAAACTAAAGCAATCAGATATCAAACTGGGCATCATTTCGAATGGCAAAACCCACTTCCAGATGGACAATATAAAAGCTTTGGGAATCGAGGATTACTTTGATACCATCCTGGTCTCGGAGGAAGTGGAATTGAGGAAGCCTGATTCCCGCATCTTCCAGATGGGGATGAAGAATCTTGCTGTATCAGCTCCTCACAGTATATTTGTAGGCGACCATCCTGAAAATGATGTAGCAGCGTCCAAAATGGCCGGAATGATTGGGATATGGAAGCGAGATGACTATTGGCACAGTGCGGCAGCAGATTTTATCATCGAGGAACTGGAAGAATTGTTCGCTATTATTGAAATAGGAGCTGAAGAGCATGAATGA
- a CDS encoding helix-turn-helix domain-containing protein produces MKYSPKDIQLIKDQVGSQSLTSIARKLNRSITALEVKITRMGLSHTKSCTGMLTAGELAKTLKVDRNTVMQWIHNHELGYHQRITRNKKRFTFINIDEFWIWAEKNRHKINFSKLEPDELPPEPGWVTKERTIARQTTNYKAWTTHEEKQVLEWYCCGKTLSEISEMVGRTRESIRKKIKRLTE; encoded by the coding sequence ATGAAATACTCACCTAAAGATATACAACTGATCAAAGACCAGGTTGGCAGCCAATCATTAACTTCCATTGCCCGAAAGCTGAATCGAAGTATTACGGCCCTTGAAGTGAAAATCACCAGAATGGGGCTTTCCCACACGAAATCCTGCACAGGAATGCTGACCGCCGGCGAACTCGCTAAAACCCTCAAGGTTGACCGAAACACCGTTATGCAGTGGATTCATAACCATGAATTGGGCTATCATCAGCGAATTACCCGGAATAAAAAGAGATTTACGTTTATCAACATAGATGAATTTTGGATATGGGCAGAAAAAAACAGGCATAAAATCAACTTTTCCAAGCTCGAGCCTGATGAACTGCCGCCTGAACCAGGATGGGTTACAAAAGAACGCACCATTGCACGGCAAACCACGAATTATAAAGCATGGACCACGCACGAAGAAAAGCAGGTCCTCGAATGGTACTGCTGCGGAAAAACACTTTCCGAAATCTCTGAGATGGTTGGACGGACACGAGAGTCCATCCGCAAGAAAATTAAACGCCTCACAGAATAA